In a single window of the Dinghuibacter silviterrae genome:
- a CDS encoding LytR/AlgR family response regulator transcription factor, with protein sequence MMRCIAIDDEPLALALVKDYISKVPFLELVATCGDPFEAAAVLQANEVDLLFIDIQMPGLTGLQFIQSLTKRPMVILITAYRKFALEGFDLDVVDYLVKPVGLDRFMKACNKAQELFQLRATAGQAAPGAAATRAAGPPAPGATAAPGQAHPDFFFLNVDYSLVKVLFSDIIWIEGSGDYVKVHLHSSPRPLLVRMSTRAMEAELPTDRFVRIHKSYIIAVASITAVRKNSVFIKDMELPVGETYREAIQRLTGRSL encoded by the coding sequence ATGATGCGGTGTATCGCCATAGACGACGAACCCCTTGCGCTGGCCCTGGTCAAGGACTACATCAGCAAGGTGCCTTTCCTGGAGCTGGTGGCTACCTGCGGGGACCCCTTCGAAGCCGCCGCCGTTCTCCAGGCCAACGAGGTCGACCTATTGTTCATTGACATCCAGATGCCCGGGCTGACGGGTCTGCAGTTTATCCAAAGCCTGACCAAACGGCCGATGGTCATTCTCATTACGGCTTACCGCAAGTTCGCCCTCGAAGGTTTCGACCTTGACGTGGTGGATTACCTTGTCAAACCGGTGGGGTTGGATCGGTTTATGAAGGCTTGCAACAAGGCGCAGGAGCTTTTTCAGCTGCGGGCCACCGCGGGCCAGGCGGCACCAGGAGCGGCCGCAACGCGGGCGGCGGGCCCACCGGCCCCCGGCGCGACCGCCGCACCGGGGCAGGCGCACCCCGACTTCTTCTTCCTAAACGTCGACTACAGCCTCGTCAAGGTGCTCTTCTCCGACATCATCTGGATCGAAGGATCGGGCGACTACGTCAAGGTCCATCTCCACAGCAGCCCCCGCCCGCTCCTCGTCCGGATGAGCACGCGGGCCATGGAAGCCGAGCTACCCACGGACAGGTTCGTACGGATTCACAAGTCGTATATCATCGCCGTGGCCAGCATCACCGCCGTCCGCAAGAACAGCGTATTTATCAAGGATATGGAATTGCCGGTGGGCGAGACCTATCGCGAGGCTATCCAGCGGCTGACGGGGCGAAGCCTTTAA
- a CDS encoding RagB/SusD family nutrient uptake outer membrane protein, translating into MKKLIYALAAIVILASCNKRLNEYNPSNTTADALWSTPQGFVTAVNGAYSWIPFLYGNNENGLFLAEPGTDLWYNYNKVSYDIDLTQYQAFTSASNPCLGVWTTLYKAINQCNAGIGRIDQPTWPSQTIRNERLAELRFLRGFYYWWVVESFGNVILDTVETTTVTLTAQRSPVTAFYDLIIRDLQYAAANLPVTYGNGWEYGRATQGSAEAMLARAYLSRAYYATGADAQTYFKAAHDAAVLVINNQAQYQVSLYQNYASLWDPNNRDPNNATHNQEALFVATFSTNTALDINSNADRTHMWFLTNYSGYSGSSIPGLGISLLYGNDQKNRRFMPTRALLDFYNDTIDARYTGSFQEVWLCNKAYTWTSTDAAYWHKAPSLVGHVMKIGDTALYITKHVVPNQSFRPYAVFDVDTTYFPSSGKINYGDRYVVLKKYLDPLTRTGLTSYPGYLDVIILRLGEMYLDAAEADLQMSNTTEAAQYINVLRTRAAVKTPVDYTAAMQVQSSQITLDFILDERAREMCGEYCRWFDLKRTGKLGSRIAAYNPDVTGFIPDYALRPVPLSEIQALSNGAEFGQNPGY; encoded by the coding sequence ATGAAAAAGCTGATATACGCCCTGGCGGCGATCGTTATACTGGCCTCCTGTAACAAACGCCTGAACGAATACAACCCGTCCAATACCACCGCGGATGCGCTTTGGAGCACACCGCAGGGTTTTGTAACCGCCGTCAACGGCGCTTATTCGTGGATCCCCTTTCTGTACGGCAACAATGAAAACGGGCTTTTCTTAGCCGAACCGGGGACGGACCTTTGGTACAACTATAACAAGGTCTCTTATGATATAGACCTTACCCAATACCAGGCCTTCACGTCGGCATCCAACCCTTGTCTTGGCGTCTGGACGACCTTGTACAAAGCCATCAACCAGTGCAACGCGGGTATCGGCCGTATCGACCAGCCCACCTGGCCCAGCCAGACGATCCGCAACGAACGCCTGGCGGAACTTCGTTTCCTGAGGGGCTTTTATTACTGGTGGGTGGTCGAGTCTTTTGGCAACGTGATCCTCGACACCGTCGAGACAACGACCGTGACCCTGACGGCGCAACGGAGCCCCGTGACGGCGTTTTACGACCTGATCATCCGTGACCTCCAATATGCGGCCGCCAACCTGCCCGTCACCTACGGCAACGGCTGGGAATACGGACGCGCTACACAGGGCTCCGCGGAAGCCATGCTGGCCCGGGCATACCTGTCGAGGGCGTATTACGCCACCGGTGCCGACGCCCAGACCTATTTCAAGGCGGCCCATGACGCGGCCGTCCTGGTCATCAACAACCAGGCCCAATACCAGGTCAGCCTGTACCAGAACTATGCGTCTCTTTGGGACCCCAATAACCGGGATCCGAACAACGCCACCCACAACCAGGAAGCGTTGTTTGTGGCGACGTTCTCCACCAACACCGCCCTGGACATCAACAGCAACGCGGACCGGACACACATGTGGTTCCTGACCAACTACAGCGGCTACAGCGGCTCGTCGATCCCCGGTCTGGGCATCAGCCTGCTCTATGGCAACGACCAGAAAAACCGCCGATTTATGCCCACCCGGGCCCTGCTGGACTTCTACAACGACACCATCGACGCACGGTATACCGGGTCTTTCCAGGAGGTGTGGCTGTGTAATAAGGCATACACCTGGACCTCGACCGACGCCGCTTATTGGCACAAGGCCCCCAGCCTCGTGGGGCACGTCATGAAGATCGGGGACACCGCCCTGTACATTACCAAACACGTGGTGCCCAACCAGTCGTTTCGCCCCTACGCGGTGTTCGACGTGGACACGACCTATTTCCCATCGTCGGGCAAGATCAACTACGGCGATCGTTATGTGGTGCTCAAAAAATACCTCGATCCCCTGACGCGGACCGGGTTGACCAGCTACCCGGGCTACCTCGACGTCATCATCCTGCGGTTGGGTGAAATGTACCTCGACGCCGCCGAGGCCGACCTGCAGATGAGCAATACGACCGAAGCCGCCCAATATATCAATGTGCTCCGCACCCGGGCCGCTGTAAAAACACCCGTGGACTATACGGCCGCCATGCAGGTACAATCGTCCCAGATCACCCTTGACTTTATCCTGGATGAACGCGCCCGGGAAATGTGCGGGGAATACTGCCGCTGGTTCGACCTGAAACGCACCGGGAAGCTGGGCAGCCGGATCGCCGCTTATAATCCGGATGTAACCGGTTTTATTCCGGATTATGCGTTGCGGCCGGTGCCGCTGTCGGAAATTCAGGCGCTGTCGAATGGGGCTGAGTTCGGGCAGAATCCGGGGTATTAA
- a CDS encoding SusC/RagA family TonB-linked outer membrane protein, which produces MKMNALRYCLLLLCLSLFYHPTIAQNILASGKVTDKTTGLPLAGATVTIKGTPVATTTDVDGSFLIKIPPGHTTVIVTFAGYEPQELEVHNGRLKAKIALIPSEKSLDDVVVIGYGTVKKRDLTGSVSTVKASDIVRSPTGNALEAIQGMVPGMDIVQTSGQANANVNIEIRGTRTFSGNTAPLFIVDGVQGVDPTLLNPNDIASIDVLKDASSTAIYGSQGANGVVIVTTKKGVAGQAKVSYSGYYGVDGWSQFPEPLMGQAYINLRRAAYQNTNPQIWNSPADDSKIFSATELAGIQAGQWVNWIKLIQQNGIRESHSVSVSGGSDKTKAYLSASYYKNSGMVSGNDLTRYNALLNLDQTVTSWFKAGMKGALTYSNVNVRGSDPYSRALYTSPIGVPYDSNGNINVYPEYGNTGVVSPLADNRGAEISTNNTVSTNVAFNGYVDLTPLKGLKLSSVFGVNLANSRQGQFFDSSSLEEVNTKYSYAAINTNNNTFYNWENILNYNHGFGDHQFDFTALTSYTHENALTYSAAGTNLVYNSQLFYNLSGTSALNRTITSNYGRQDNMSYGARLNYGYKGRYLLTLTERVDGASILAPGHKWASFPSAAVAWRMGDETFMHSVRQVSELKWRLSYGVTGNAGITQYGTQSYLINQTMGFENTAAPAYIFNTTIGNENLGWELSKTADFGMDLGLFKNRLNVTADIYNTNTTNIIMPRSLPPSLGVGTTLQNIGSTRNQGIELAINSQNIRTHSFSWSTTLTFTSNREKITGLISGTNIIDGTNPETASLLLGRPIHSFYNYEKLGIWQTSEATEASGLTFGGTAFQPGDIKLADLNHDGKISPDSDRTYIGSAVPKWSSGFLNTFTYKNFDLSVYTIVRWGQMIQDNVLGWYNPAGQGNNSAAYFNYWTPANPTNDYPRPKANESLASVPGYTTLEYVNGSYFKLKTATLGYTLPRKVIRHVWISNLRAYVTCNNIYVKAKSHLIKYYDPEEGGADSAPLTRQLVFGLTVGF; this is translated from the coding sequence ATGAAAATGAACGCGCTTCGTTATTGCCTGCTATTGCTATGCCTGTCTCTTTTTTATCACCCCACCATAGCCCAAAACATCCTTGCCTCGGGTAAGGTGACCGACAAGACCACGGGTTTGCCCCTGGCCGGCGCTACGGTCACCATCAAAGGGACACCCGTGGCGACCACGACAGACGTGGACGGTTCCTTCCTGATCAAGATACCGCCCGGACACACCACGGTGATCGTCACCTTTGCGGGGTACGAGCCCCAGGAGCTGGAGGTCCACAACGGGCGGCTGAAAGCCAAAATCGCGCTCATCCCTAGCGAGAAATCACTGGACGACGTGGTCGTCATCGGCTACGGTACGGTGAAAAAACGGGACCTGACTGGTTCGGTCTCCACGGTAAAGGCCTCGGACATTGTCCGTTCACCAACGGGGAATGCGCTCGAAGCGATCCAGGGCATGGTACCGGGGATGGACATCGTCCAAACCAGCGGTCAGGCGAACGCGAACGTCAACATCGAGATCAGGGGAACGCGTACGTTTAGCGGCAATACGGCCCCGCTCTTTATCGTTGACGGGGTACAGGGCGTCGATCCTACCCTGCTCAATCCAAACGACATCGCCTCCATCGACGTCCTCAAGGACGCCTCTTCCACCGCCATCTACGGTTCCCAGGGGGCCAACGGCGTCGTCATCGTAACGACCAAAAAGGGGGTGGCGGGCCAGGCCAAAGTATCCTATAGCGGTTATTACGGGGTGGACGGCTGGTCGCAGTTTCCCGAACCGTTAATGGGCCAGGCCTATATCAACCTCCGGAGGGCCGCGTATCAAAATACAAACCCGCAGATCTGGAACAGCCCCGCGGATGATTCGAAGATCTTTAGTGCCACCGAGCTGGCCGGTATCCAGGCCGGTCAGTGGGTCAACTGGATAAAACTCATCCAGCAAAACGGCATCCGGGAAAGCCATTCCGTATCCGTTAGCGGCGGCTCGGACAAAACAAAGGCCTACCTGTCGGCGAGCTATTATAAAAATTCGGGCATGGTCAGCGGGAACGACCTGACCCGGTACAATGCGCTGCTGAACCTGGACCAGACCGTTACCTCCTGGTTCAAGGCGGGGATGAAGGGCGCCCTGACCTACAGCAATGTCAACGTCCGGGGTTCGGATCCCTATTCCAGGGCCTTGTATACCTCCCCGATCGGCGTACCTTATGACTCGAACGGGAACATCAACGTATACCCCGAATACGGCAATACCGGCGTGGTCAGTCCGCTTGCCGACAACCGGGGAGCGGAGATTTCCACCAACAACACCGTATCCACCAACGTAGCCTTTAACGGTTATGTGGACCTTACCCCCCTCAAGGGTTTAAAACTCAGCTCCGTCTTTGGCGTAAACCTGGCCAACTCCCGGCAAGGCCAGTTTTTCGATTCCTCTTCTTTGGAAGAAGTGAATACCAAATATTCCTATGCGGCCATCAACACCAACAACAACACGTTTTACAACTGGGAAAACATCCTGAACTACAATCATGGATTTGGAGACCATCAGTTTGACTTCACCGCATTGACGAGCTATACACACGAGAACGCCCTGACCTACTCCGCGGCTGGAACAAACCTGGTGTACAATTCGCAGCTCTTCTACAACCTTTCCGGGACGTCCGCCCTCAACCGGACGATCACGTCCAACTACGGCCGCCAGGACAATATGTCCTATGGTGCGCGGCTCAACTACGGTTATAAAGGCCGTTACCTGCTGACCCTGACCGAAAGGGTGGATGGGGCGTCCATCCTGGCCCCGGGACACAAGTGGGCGTCCTTCCCCTCGGCCGCGGTGGCCTGGCGGATGGGGGATGAAACCTTTATGCATTCGGTCCGCCAGGTATCGGAGCTCAAATGGCGGTTGAGCTACGGCGTGACGGGGAACGCCGGGATCACGCAGTACGGTACCCAAAGCTACCTGATCAACCAGACCATGGGTTTTGAAAACACCGCGGCGCCTGCGTATATCTTCAATACGACGATCGGTAATGAAAACCTGGGCTGGGAATTGTCCAAGACCGCGGACTTCGGCATGGACCTGGGGCTTTTCAAAAACCGGTTGAACGTCACGGCGGACATTTATAATACCAACACGACAAACATCATCATGCCGCGCAGCCTTCCGCCCAGCCTGGGAGTGGGCACGACCCTGCAAAACATCGGGTCAACGCGCAACCAGGGGATAGAGCTCGCCATCAATTCGCAAAACATCCGTACCCATTCTTTTTCCTGGTCTACCACCCTTACGTTTACGTCCAACCGGGAAAAGATTACGGGGCTGATCAGCGGCACCAACATCATCGACGGGACCAACCCCGAAACCGCGTCCCTTCTTTTGGGCCGCCCCATCCACTCCTTCTACAACTACGAGAAACTGGGGATCTGGCAAACCTCCGAGGCCACCGAGGCTTCGGGGCTGACATTCGGGGGCACGGCTTTCCAGCCGGGGGACATCAAACTTGCCGACCTGAACCACGACGGCAAGATTTCCCCGGACAGCGACCGGACGTATATCGGTTCTGCCGTACCCAAATGGTCTTCGGGTTTTCTGAATACCTTTACCTATAAAAATTTCGACCTGTCGGTGTATACCATCGTCCGCTGGGGCCAGATGATCCAGGACAACGTCCTCGGCTGGTACAACCCCGCGGGCCAGGGGAACAACAGTGCCGCCTACTTTAACTACTGGACGCCGGCCAACCCGACCAACGACTATCCCCGGCCGAAAGCCAACGAAAGCCTTGCCAGCGTCCCCGGGTATACCACCCTGGAATACGTGAACGGGTCTTACTTCAAACTCAAGACGGCGACCTTGGGATACACCCTGCCCCGGAAGGTCATCCGCCACGTGTGGATCTCCAACCTGAGGGCGTATGTGACGTGTAACAATATTTACGTAAAGGCCAAAAGCCACCTGATCAAATACTACGACCCGGAAGAGGGAGGTGCGGACAGCGCACCGCTGACCCGGCAACTGGTTTTTGGTTTGACTGTAGGTTTTTAA
- the fbp gene encoding class 1 fructose-bisphosphatase, whose product MLVQNATQIMTLDEFTVHQLRLFPHATGELSHLLRDIGLAAKRISADAIKAGLVGVLGEAGLRNVQGEDVKKLDVLANEQLIAALRKGVSCAGVGSEESDQVLIFDDHKSNQSKYVVLFDPLDGSSNIDNNISVGTIFGVYRRTTAPGSPATDADFLQPGTRQVAAGYVLYGTSTMLVYGTRRGVNGFTLDPAIGEFCLSHPDITCPSNGNTYSINHGNFFQYPAGVRHYITDIQRWNEFNPDSYTERYVGSMVADLHRTLLKGGLFLYPGTKERPEGKLRLLYECNPFAFLFEVAGGLATSGPSRILDIIPTKLHQRTPLFIGSKEMVTEVSSYL is encoded by the coding sequence ATGTTAGTTCAGAATGCCACACAAATCATGACGCTGGACGAATTTACCGTCCATCAGCTAAGGCTTTTCCCGCACGCCACCGGGGAGCTCAGCCACCTCCTGCGGGACATCGGGCTGGCCGCCAAAAGGATCAGCGCCGACGCCATCAAGGCCGGCCTCGTCGGAGTATTGGGAGAAGCAGGCTTGCGCAACGTCCAGGGGGAAGACGTCAAAAAACTGGACGTCCTTGCCAACGAACAGCTCATCGCCGCCCTGCGCAAAGGTGTCAGCTGCGCCGGCGTAGGCAGCGAAGAGTCGGACCAGGTCCTCATTTTTGACGACCACAAAAGCAACCAAAGCAAGTACGTCGTGCTCTTCGATCCGCTGGACGGATCGAGCAACATCGACAACAACATCAGCGTAGGCACCATCTTTGGCGTCTACCGGCGCACAACCGCCCCCGGTAGCCCCGCGACCGACGCCGACTTCCTCCAGCCCGGCACCCGCCAGGTCGCCGCGGGCTATGTCCTCTATGGCACTTCTACCATGCTGGTCTACGGCACCCGCCGGGGCGTCAATGGCTTTACCCTCGACCCCGCCATCGGCGAATTCTGTCTCAGCCACCCCGACATCACCTGTCCTTCAAACGGCAACACCTATTCGATCAACCACGGCAACTTCTTTCAATACCCCGCCGGTGTCCGCCATTACATCACCGACATCCAACGCTGGAACGAGTTCAACCCCGACAGCTACACCGAACGCTACGTAGGCAGCATGGTCGCCGACCTCCACCGCACCCTCCTCAAAGGCGGCCTCTTCCTCTACCCCGGCACCAAAGAACGCCCCGAAGGAAAGCTCCGCCTCCTCTACGAATGCAACCCTTTCGCCTTCCTCTTCGAAGTCGCCGGCGGCCTCGCCACTTCCGGTCCCTCCCGTATCCTCGACATCATACCCACGAAGCTACACCAACGCACCCCCCTCTTCATCGGCAGCAAGGAGATGGTCACCGAGGTTTCCAGTTACCTCTGA
- a CDS encoding glutathione peroxidase: protein MPTTFYDLSALNPQGRTVSLGDYRGKVILVVNTATQCGLAPQFEGLEHLYQAYKDKGLVVLGFPSNQFAHQEPETNENMEATCKVNFGVTFPLFAKIDVNGPDTHPVFAWLKGRLGSWWGRRIKWNFTKFLLDTDGRPVKRFSPITKPAAIEPYIQRLVRD, encoded by the coding sequence ATGCCCACTACGTTCTACGACCTATCCGCCCTGAACCCGCAGGGGCGCACGGTCTCCCTCGGAGACTACCGTGGTAAGGTCATCCTCGTCGTCAACACCGCGACCCAATGCGGCCTGGCCCCGCAGTTCGAGGGCCTGGAGCATTTGTACCAGGCGTATAAGGACAAGGGATTGGTCGTCCTGGGTTTCCCCAGCAACCAGTTTGCCCACCAGGAGCCGGAGACCAACGAAAATATGGAGGCGACGTGCAAGGTCAACTTTGGGGTGACCTTTCCGTTGTTTGCCAAGATCGACGTCAACGGACCGGATACGCATCCTGTTTTCGCGTGGCTGAAAGGCAGGCTCGGAAGCTGGTGGGGCCGCCGCATCAAATGGAATTTTACAAAGTTCCTTTTAGACACCGACGGCCGGCCGGTAAAAAGGTTTTCACCCATCACCAAACCGGCCGCCATAGAGCCGTATATCCAGCGGCTCGTTCGCGACTAA
- a CDS encoding response regulator transcription factor has translation MIKIAIVEDNDALRSSLEGLFNRSEGMRCVVALPHLLNVVSELARARPDVILMDIGLPNISGIEGVYTVKTHYPEVQVLMFTVFEDDEHIFDAIRAGASGYLLKKTPPEDIVLALRDLFHGGAPMTASIARRVLQSFRTAPSTVASDHRLTARENEILYSLVDGLSYKKIADKYCVSISTIRTHICNIYHKLHVNSKAEAVAKALGRGGKR, from the coding sequence ATGATCAAAATCGCGATAGTCGAAGACAACGACGCGCTTCGCAGCAGCCTGGAAGGCCTCTTCAACCGGTCCGAGGGGATGCGGTGTGTAGTGGCCCTCCCCCACCTCCTGAACGTGGTCAGCGAGCTCGCCCGGGCCCGGCCGGACGTCATCCTCATGGACATAGGGCTGCCGAATATTTCGGGGATAGAAGGCGTGTACACCGTAAAGACCCACTACCCGGAGGTCCAGGTGCTGATGTTCACTGTATTCGAAGACGACGAGCACATCTTTGACGCCATCCGCGCGGGCGCTTCCGGTTACCTGCTCAAAAAAACGCCCCCCGAAGACATCGTACTGGCCTTGCGGGACCTTTTTCACGGGGGCGCGCCCATGACCGCCAGCATCGCGCGCCGGGTCCTCCAGTCCTTCCGGACCGCGCCCTCCACGGTCGCCAGCGACCACCGGCTGACGGCCAGGGAAAATGAAATCCTGTATTCCCTTGTGGACGGCCTCAGCTACAAAAAGATCGCGGACAAGTATTGCGTCAGCATCAGCACCATCCGTACGCACATCTGCAATATCTACCACAAGCTGCATGTCAATTCGAAGGCGGAGGCGGTGGCCAAGGCGCTGGGGCGGGGCGGCAAGCGCTGA
- a CDS encoding 7TM diverse intracellular signaling domain-containing protein yields the protein MRRSLTILLALTFPLGVAAQLPLRTFGLRGALEADSMTVCRIDTGLDLAAAAGGRFSPGREAIMSWLERPGRERIRGSSEPAGRRSASRGQTLWLKFSLRNTTDTVLTFFVYCGDLDYVDAWIAGRDTLHSAAGVLQRVPPGSTPAQRYFSAIPLHLAPHEQGVAFFAIRQVNSGAGLDGVSLYAPAALDAAWAGANTADQGYYVFEWLFQGFLLCQVLYVLFQWLIVRRKEYLYYFCYLVALTLYFLSKFESFLGVELLFSRLPLLKVYLSKTLLIFPYFLYLRFVRSFLDIPHRYTALNKWIVWVEYFLLGYTVFDLVLIAVTFDPRLQAEFFTYVLLALFLLSTSFIVYLFRHRETLIYYILTGSLCVAVGNILGQVFTYVEFYHHINLGIDHILVFPQTGILLEILCFTAGLGHKTLLAEKEKLRSQAKLMHIRGQVAQDLHDDIGSTLSSISILSDLALRGGQTQETVSEIKDSAILLMERMDDLVWSIHPRNDSLEHLLMRVRHFATTLFEAKGIEYDISIQKDIGEVRLPMDFRQHVYLVLKEAINNLVKYAGAQQAYIRVGFDARHLELSVRDDGRGFDTTQSRKGNGLEGMRKRAEMMGATLTIVSEPGAGTEVMLQVKL from the coding sequence ATGCGTCGGTCGCTTACCATCTTGCTGGCTCTGACCTTTCCCCTGGGCGTGGCGGCCCAGCTTCCCTTGCGCACTTTTGGCCTCCGGGGCGCCCTGGAGGCGGATAGTATGACTGTGTGCCGCATAGACACTGGGTTAGACCTGGCGGCGGCGGCCGGGGGCAGATTCTCACCCGGTCGCGAAGCGATTATGAGCTGGCTGGAGCGACCGGGCCGGGAGCGTATCCGCGGCTCGTCGGAGCCGGCCGGCCGGCGGTCAGCGTCACGCGGTCAAACACTTTGGCTGAAATTCAGCCTGCGCAATACGACCGACACGGTTTTAACCTTTTTCGTCTACTGCGGCGACCTCGACTACGTCGACGCATGGATAGCAGGGCGCGACACGCTTCATAGCGCCGCAGGCGTTTTGCAACGCGTGCCCCCGGGGAGCACCCCGGCCCAACGGTACTTTTCGGCCATACCGCTTCACCTGGCGCCGCACGAGCAGGGGGTCGCATTCTTTGCCATCCGGCAGGTCAATTCCGGCGCCGGCCTTGACGGGGTGTCGCTTTATGCCCCGGCGGCCCTGGACGCCGCCTGGGCGGGCGCCAATACGGCCGACCAGGGGTATTATGTGTTCGAATGGCTTTTCCAGGGGTTTTTGTTGTGCCAGGTGTTGTACGTCCTTTTTCAATGGCTGATCGTGCGCCGGAAGGAGTACCTGTATTATTTCTGTTACCTGGTCGCCCTGACCTTGTATTTCCTGAGCAAGTTCGAGTCCTTTCTCGGGGTCGAACTTTTGTTTTCCCGTTTGCCGTTGCTAAAGGTGTACCTGTCCAAGACGCTGCTCATTTTTCCTTACTTTCTTTACCTGCGCTTTGTACGGAGCTTTTTGGATATACCGCACCGTTATACCGCGCTGAACAAGTGGATCGTCTGGGTGGAATATTTTCTGCTGGGGTATACGGTCTTCGACCTGGTGCTGATTGCGGTGACCTTTGATCCGCGGTTGCAGGCGGAGTTTTTTACGTACGTCCTGCTGGCGCTTTTCCTGTTGTCCACCTCCTTTATCGTATACCTGTTCCGGCACCGGGAAACCCTGATCTACTATATCCTGACGGGAAGCCTGTGCGTGGCCGTCGGCAACATCCTGGGACAGGTCTTCACGTATGTTGAATTTTACCACCACATCAACCTGGGGATCGATCATATCCTGGTTTTCCCGCAGACGGGGATCCTCCTGGAGATCCTTTGCTTTACCGCGGGTCTGGGTCACAAGACATTGCTCGCGGAAAAGGAAAAACTCCGCAGCCAGGCGAAGTTGATGCACATCCGCGGACAAGTCGCCCAGGACCTTCATGACGATATCGGGTCGACCCTGAGCTCCATCTCGATCCTCAGCGACCTGGCGTTGCGCGGGGGGCAGACCCAGGAAACGGTGAGCGAAATCAAGGACAGCGCGATCCTGCTGATGGAACGGATGGATGACCTGGTGTGGAGCATCCACCCGCGGAATGATTCGCTGGAGCACCTCCTGATGCGGGTCCGGCATTTCGCCACCACCCTTTTTGAGGCAAAGGGGATCGAGTATGACATCTCGATACAAAAGGACATCGGCGAGGTCAGGCTCCCCATGGACTTCCGCCAGCACGTTTACCTGGTGCTGAAAGAGGCGATCAACAACCTCGTCAAGTATGCCGGCGCCCAACAGGCATACATACGGGTGGGTTTTGACGCCCGTCACCTGGAACTGTCGGTCAGGGATGACGGGCGCGGGTTTGATACCACGCAATCCCGGAAGGGCAATGGCCTGGAGGGGATGCGCAAACGGGCGGAGATGATGGGCGCGACCCTGACGATTGTGTCGGAACCGGGGGCGGGCACCGAAGTCATGTTACAAGTGAAGCTATGA
- a CDS encoding UBP-type zinc finger domain-containing protein: MDQPGLCTHLRAVKELKVATEHVCEECVKHGWDWLHLRTCQTCGATLCCDSSPHKHMTKHFHHTGHPVASSAEEGERWLWCYQDEMMAEY, from the coding sequence ATGGATCAACCCGGCCTCTGCACGCACCTGCGTGCGGTCAAAGAACTCAAGGTGGCGACCGAGCACGTTTGCGAAGAATGTGTCAAACACGGATGGGATTGGCTCCACCTGCGGACCTGCCAGACTTGCGGCGCCACCCTTTGCTGTGACAGCTCTCCCCACAAACACATGACCAAACATTTTCACCATACGGGCCATCCCGTTGCCTCTTCCGCGGAGGAAGGCGAGCGCTGGCTGTGGTGTTACCAGGATGAGATGATGGCAGAATACTAA